One segment of Neodiprion fabricii isolate iyNeoFabr1 chromosome 1, iyNeoFabr1.1, whole genome shotgun sequence DNA contains the following:
- the LOC124188179 gene encoding glutamate receptor ionotropic, delta-2-like isoform X1, whose translation MKGKEWLDLALLLVFSVARATSQCVSPSPLGLQLMVEYARWRSLDQLVIFDNLIPKKCQRLYARSLMSCCSEKGMKISIHTTLDEHLTDILPQVFLIRRHRVGTVIFTDGLNLTSPDNILLLASQKQLFNYYISWLIVATKRNDAIIDTLLRVLNIGIDSDLIVATSPLSTSQALNVTNQYLNRTCTGLQRYAKDYRAPKMRRTKNRENSTYNLDYVVQENKTVSFYLCHVYKIRNSENSSLVIDPLGSWNPGTYTLRLPVSVELRNNFHGFPLLVGILNSSSEVQPDNIDEEEMDDILPLLDIMAFVVSGINASIELVPHDKLGTVVNKAWSHLLGDVVSGVVDIGLGNINVNDERQRGMSFTHPIIQSMRNIYFHPPESGSMRDIFLQPFNNRLLGCVAVTCILMVLAMTAINYAGKLALSDETETRTGLGEAGLWCIGIMCMQGSPWSPRSPSGKIALLSCLIFALVIYNAYAGFITSILSVQAVGIKSLADLLFNNYKLGYSGNDDEYIRNANDSNLRELYIKAFNGREAGVDTTSGLQKAAKGGYGFFVSARLARRALRTTLLHNRCSLKELVIPQTFTVVALPMAHTCPYKKIITHSIMRISEVGVLSRISERMLPRMPQCEAPTTFHSARLADVYSAFVILVTGVITALALGIFERVWSQRKSVREKLTRAIHVHRREGHGHGHGQANDAVSTSRKKVKEDYLEDSENVLSQELGRRVFTSSAAVGSPRIGLQGTSAGGDFSIAGRLRSRGLFPTPGILGSSDFSGLKLSSPRRRSNVALSPVDDQVSGSNENPEPIIPFHV comes from the exons ATGAAGGGAAAGGAATGGCTCGACCTGGCACTCTTGTTGGTGTTCAGCGTTGCAAGAGCTACGTCTCAGTGCGTTTCGCCATCGCCTCTTGGCCTCCAGCTAATGGTGGAGTACGCGAGGTGGAGATCCCTGGACCAGCTCGTCATCTTCGACAACTTGATACCCAAGA AATGTCAGCGACTTTATGCCCGATCATTGATGTCCTGCTGCAGCGAGAAAGGGATGAAAATATCGATACATACAACGCTCGACGAACACCTCACAGATATTTTGCCGCAAGTATTTTTGATCCGAAGACACCGCGTTGGGACGGTAATTTTTACGGACGGGCTAAACCTGACATCGCCCGACAATATCCTGCTGTtg GCCTCGCAGAAGCAACTCTTCAATTACTACATCTCATGGCTGATAGTGGCAACAAAACGCAACGACGCGATAATTGACACCCTTCTCCGTGTTCTCAACATCGGTATCGACAGCGACCTCATTGTCGCGACTTCACCTCTCTCTACATCCCAGGCTCTAAACGTGACAAATCAATATCTGAACAG GACGTGCACTGGACTGCAAAGATATGCGAAAGACTATCGAGCGCCAAAAATGCGGCGTACTAAAAACCGCGAAAATTCAACGTACAACCTGGATTATGTTGTCCAGGAAAATAAGACTGTTTCTTTCTACTTGTGCCACGTCTACAAGATAAGAAACTCGGAGAATTCGAGCCTTGTAATCGACCCTCTGGGATCGTGGAATCCCGGCACCTACACGCTCAGGCTACCGGTCAGCGTAGAGCtgagaaacaattttcacgGCTTTCCGTTACTCGTTGGAATTTTGAACTCCAGCAGCGAAGTACAGCCCGATAACATTGACGAGGAAGAGATGGACGACATCCTGCCCCTCTTGGACATCATGGCTTTCGTTGTCAGCGGCATTAATGCCAG CATAGAGCTGGTGCCCCATGATAAACTTGGAACCGTGGTGAACAAAGCTTGGAGTCATCTTCTTGGCGATGTCGTTTCTGGAGTCGTTGACATAGGACTGGGAAACATAAACGTGAACGACGAACGTCAGCGAGGCATGAGCTTCACGCATCCCATCATTCAGTCAAT GAGAAACATTTACTTCCATCCCCCGGAATCTGGTTCCATGAGAGATATCTTTTTACAACCGTTCAACAATCGACTGCTCGGATGCGTCGCTGTTACCTGCATCCTAATGGTGCTAGCAATGACGGCAATAAATTACGCAGGGAAACTCGCTCTCAGCGATGAAACAGAAACCCGTACTGGATTGGGTGAAGCAGGATTATGGTGCATCGGCATCATGTGCATGCAAG GGTCACCTTGGAGTCCCCGAAGTCCATCTGGAAAGATAGCGCTTTTAAGCTGCCTGATATTTGCACTCGTTATTTACAACGCGTACGCCGGTTTCATCACGTCAATACTTTCGGTCCAAGCTGTGGGAATCAAGTCATTGGCGGACCTTCTTTTCAACAACTACAAACTCGGGTACAGTGGAAACGACGACGAGTATATACGG AATGCAAACGACAGTAATCTGCGTGAGCTGTACATCAAGGCTTTCAATGGTCGCGAGGCTGGGGTAGACACCACTTCCGGTCTGCAAAAAGCTGCGAAAGGTGGTTACGGATTTTTCGTAAGTGCAAGATTGGCTCGGCGGGCTCTCCGCACGACTCTTCTTCACAATCGATGCTCCCTCAAGGAGCTTGTAATTCCCCAGACCTTCACAGTCGTCGCTTTACCAATGGCCCACACCTGTCCCTACAAGAAGATCATCACTCATAG CATAATGCGAATTAGCGAGGTCGGAGTGTTGAGCCGAATAAGCGAGAGGATGCTGCCGAGAATGCCGCAGTGCGAGGCCCCGACAACCTTCCACAGCGCTCGTCTGGCCGACGTTTACTCCGCATTTGTCATCCTCGTTACCGGGGTGATAACTGCCCTTGCTCTAGGAATATTCGAACGAGTTTGGAGCCAGCGAAAATCGGTTCGAGAAAAACTCACCCGAGCGATCCACGTTCACCGGCGAGAAGGTCACGGCCACGGCCACGGCCAAGCGAACGACGCGGTATCGACCTCTCGGAAGAAGGTCAAGGAAGATTACCTTGAGGATTCGGAAAACGTGCTCTCTCAGGAACTTGGGCGACGTGTTTTCACCTCGAGTGCTGCTGTCGGATCACCGAGAATCGGTTTACAGGGAACAAGCGCCGGGGGCGATTTTTCCATCGCAGGGAGACTTCGGAGCCGCGGGTTATTCCCGACTCCGGGTATCCTCGGATCGTCAGATTTTTCAGGCCTGAAATTATCATCGCCAAGAAGACGGAGCAACGTTGCATTGTCCCCTGTGGACGATCAGGTTTCCGGCAGCAACGAGAATCCGGAACCTATTATTCCCTTCCACGTTTAA
- the LOC124188179 gene encoding uncharacterized protein LOC124188179 isoform X2 produces MKGKEWLDLALLLVFSVARATSQCVSPSPLGLQLMVEYARWRSLDQLVIFDNLIPKKCQRLYARSLMSCCSEKGMKISIHTTLDEHLTDILPQVFLIRRHRVGTVIFTDGLNLTSPDNILLLASQKQLFNYYISWLIVATKRNDAIIDTLLRVLNIGIDSDLIVATSPLSTSQALNVTNQYLNRTCTGLQRYAKDYRAPKMRRTKNRENSTYNLDYVVQENKTVSFYLCHVYKIRNSENSSLVIDPLGSWNPGTYTLRLPVSVELRNNFHGFPLLVGILNSSSEVQPDNIDEEEMDDILPLLDIMAFVVSGINASIELVPHDKLGTVVNKAWSHLLGDVVSGVVDIGLGNINVNDERQRGMSFTHPIIQSMRNIYFHPPESGSMRDIFLQPFNNRLLGCVAVTCILMVLAMTAINYAGKLALSDETETRTGLGEAGLWCIGIMCMQGSPWSPRSPSGKIALLSCLIFALVIYNAYAGFITSILSVQAVGIKSLADLLFNNYKLGYSGNDDEYIRNANDSNLRELYIKAFNGREAGVDTTSGLQKAAKGGYGFFVSARLARRALRTTLLHNRCSLKELVIPQTFTVVALPMAHTCPYKKIITHSEVGVLSRISERMLPRMPQCEAPTTFHSARLADVYSAFVILVTGVITALALGIFERVWSQRKSVREKLTRAIHVHRREGHGHGHGQANDAVSTSRKKVKEDYLEDSENVLSQELGRRVFTSSAAVGSPRIGLQGTSAGGDFSIAGRLRSRGLFPTPGILGSSDFSGLKLSSPRRRSNVALSPVDDQVSGSNENPEPIIPFHV; encoded by the exons ATGAAGGGAAAGGAATGGCTCGACCTGGCACTCTTGTTGGTGTTCAGCGTTGCAAGAGCTACGTCTCAGTGCGTTTCGCCATCGCCTCTTGGCCTCCAGCTAATGGTGGAGTACGCGAGGTGGAGATCCCTGGACCAGCTCGTCATCTTCGACAACTTGATACCCAAGA AATGTCAGCGACTTTATGCCCGATCATTGATGTCCTGCTGCAGCGAGAAAGGGATGAAAATATCGATACATACAACGCTCGACGAACACCTCACAGATATTTTGCCGCAAGTATTTTTGATCCGAAGACACCGCGTTGGGACGGTAATTTTTACGGACGGGCTAAACCTGACATCGCCCGACAATATCCTGCTGTtg GCCTCGCAGAAGCAACTCTTCAATTACTACATCTCATGGCTGATAGTGGCAACAAAACGCAACGACGCGATAATTGACACCCTTCTCCGTGTTCTCAACATCGGTATCGACAGCGACCTCATTGTCGCGACTTCACCTCTCTCTACATCCCAGGCTCTAAACGTGACAAATCAATATCTGAACAG GACGTGCACTGGACTGCAAAGATATGCGAAAGACTATCGAGCGCCAAAAATGCGGCGTACTAAAAACCGCGAAAATTCAACGTACAACCTGGATTATGTTGTCCAGGAAAATAAGACTGTTTCTTTCTACTTGTGCCACGTCTACAAGATAAGAAACTCGGAGAATTCGAGCCTTGTAATCGACCCTCTGGGATCGTGGAATCCCGGCACCTACACGCTCAGGCTACCGGTCAGCGTAGAGCtgagaaacaattttcacgGCTTTCCGTTACTCGTTGGAATTTTGAACTCCAGCAGCGAAGTACAGCCCGATAACATTGACGAGGAAGAGATGGACGACATCCTGCCCCTCTTGGACATCATGGCTTTCGTTGTCAGCGGCATTAATGCCAG CATAGAGCTGGTGCCCCATGATAAACTTGGAACCGTGGTGAACAAAGCTTGGAGTCATCTTCTTGGCGATGTCGTTTCTGGAGTCGTTGACATAGGACTGGGAAACATAAACGTGAACGACGAACGTCAGCGAGGCATGAGCTTCACGCATCCCATCATTCAGTCAAT GAGAAACATTTACTTCCATCCCCCGGAATCTGGTTCCATGAGAGATATCTTTTTACAACCGTTCAACAATCGACTGCTCGGATGCGTCGCTGTTACCTGCATCCTAATGGTGCTAGCAATGACGGCAATAAATTACGCAGGGAAACTCGCTCTCAGCGATGAAACAGAAACCCGTACTGGATTGGGTGAAGCAGGATTATGGTGCATCGGCATCATGTGCATGCAAG GGTCACCTTGGAGTCCCCGAAGTCCATCTGGAAAGATAGCGCTTTTAAGCTGCCTGATATTTGCACTCGTTATTTACAACGCGTACGCCGGTTTCATCACGTCAATACTTTCGGTCCAAGCTGTGGGAATCAAGTCATTGGCGGACCTTCTTTTCAACAACTACAAACTCGGGTACAGTGGAAACGACGACGAGTATATACGG AATGCAAACGACAGTAATCTGCGTGAGCTGTACATCAAGGCTTTCAATGGTCGCGAGGCTGGGGTAGACACCACTTCCGGTCTGCAAAAAGCTGCGAAAGGTGGTTACGGATTTTTCGTAAGTGCAAGATTGGCTCGGCGGGCTCTCCGCACGACTCTTCTTCACAATCGATGCTCCCTCAAGGAGCTTGTAATTCCCCAGACCTTCACAGTCGTCGCTTTACCAATGGCCCACACCTGTCCCTACAAGAAGATCATCACTCATAG CGAGGTCGGAGTGTTGAGCCGAATAAGCGAGAGGATGCTGCCGAGAATGCCGCAGTGCGAGGCCCCGACAACCTTCCACAGCGCTCGTCTGGCCGACGTTTACTCCGCATTTGTCATCCTCGTTACCGGGGTGATAACTGCCCTTGCTCTAGGAATATTCGAACGAGTTTGGAGCCAGCGAAAATCGGTTCGAGAAAAACTCACCCGAGCGATCCACGTTCACCGGCGAGAAGGTCACGGCCACGGCCACGGCCAAGCGAACGACGCGGTATCGACCTCTCGGAAGAAGGTCAAGGAAGATTACCTTGAGGATTCGGAAAACGTGCTCTCTCAGGAACTTGGGCGACGTGTTTTCACCTCGAGTGCTGCTGTCGGATCACCGAGAATCGGTTTACAGGGAACAAGCGCCGGGGGCGATTTTTCCATCGCAGGGAGACTTCGGAGCCGCGGGTTATTCCCGACTCCGGGTATCCTCGGATCGTCAGATTTTTCAGGCCTGAAATTATCATCGCCAAGAAGACGGAGCAACGTTGCATTGTCCCCTGTGGACGATCAGGTTTCCGGCAGCAACGAGAATCCGGAACCTATTATTCCCTTCCACGTTTAA
- the LOC124188179 gene encoding glutamate receptor ionotropic, delta-2-like isoform X3 encodes MSCCSEKGMKISIHTTLDEHLTDILPQVFLIRRHRVGTVIFTDGLNLTSPDNILLLASQKQLFNYYISWLIVATKRNDAIIDTLLRVLNIGIDSDLIVATSPLSTSQALNVTNQYLNRTCTGLQRYAKDYRAPKMRRTKNRENSTYNLDYVVQENKTVSFYLCHVYKIRNSENSSLVIDPLGSWNPGTYTLRLPVSVELRNNFHGFPLLVGILNSSSEVQPDNIDEEEMDDILPLLDIMAFVVSGINASIELVPHDKLGTVVNKAWSHLLGDVVSGVVDIGLGNINVNDERQRGMSFTHPIIQSMRNIYFHPPESGSMRDIFLQPFNNRLLGCVAVTCILMVLAMTAINYAGKLALSDETETRTGLGEAGLWCIGIMCMQGSPWSPRSPSGKIALLSCLIFALVIYNAYAGFITSILSVQAVGIKSLADLLFNNYKLGYSGNDDEYIRNANDSNLRELYIKAFNGREAGVDTTSGLQKAAKGGYGFFVSARLARRALRTTLLHNRCSLKELVIPQTFTVVALPMAHTCPYKKIITHSIMRISEVGVLSRISERMLPRMPQCEAPTTFHSARLADVYSAFVILVTGVITALALGIFERVWSQRKSVREKLTRAIHVHRREGHGHGHGQANDAVSTSRKKVKEDYLEDSENVLSQELGRRVFTSSAAVGSPRIGLQGTSAGGDFSIAGRLRSRGLFPTPGILGSSDFSGLKLSSPRRRSNVALSPVDDQVSGSNENPEPIIPFHV; translated from the exons ATGTCCTGCTGCAGCGAGAAAGGGATGAAAATATCGATACATACAACGCTCGACGAACACCTCACAGATATTTTGCCGCAAGTATTTTTGATCCGAAGACACCGCGTTGGGACGGTAATTTTTACGGACGGGCTAAACCTGACATCGCCCGACAATATCCTGCTGTtg GCCTCGCAGAAGCAACTCTTCAATTACTACATCTCATGGCTGATAGTGGCAACAAAACGCAACGACGCGATAATTGACACCCTTCTCCGTGTTCTCAACATCGGTATCGACAGCGACCTCATTGTCGCGACTTCACCTCTCTCTACATCCCAGGCTCTAAACGTGACAAATCAATATCTGAACAG GACGTGCACTGGACTGCAAAGATATGCGAAAGACTATCGAGCGCCAAAAATGCGGCGTACTAAAAACCGCGAAAATTCAACGTACAACCTGGATTATGTTGTCCAGGAAAATAAGACTGTTTCTTTCTACTTGTGCCACGTCTACAAGATAAGAAACTCGGAGAATTCGAGCCTTGTAATCGACCCTCTGGGATCGTGGAATCCCGGCACCTACACGCTCAGGCTACCGGTCAGCGTAGAGCtgagaaacaattttcacgGCTTTCCGTTACTCGTTGGAATTTTGAACTCCAGCAGCGAAGTACAGCCCGATAACATTGACGAGGAAGAGATGGACGACATCCTGCCCCTCTTGGACATCATGGCTTTCGTTGTCAGCGGCATTAATGCCAG CATAGAGCTGGTGCCCCATGATAAACTTGGAACCGTGGTGAACAAAGCTTGGAGTCATCTTCTTGGCGATGTCGTTTCTGGAGTCGTTGACATAGGACTGGGAAACATAAACGTGAACGACGAACGTCAGCGAGGCATGAGCTTCACGCATCCCATCATTCAGTCAAT GAGAAACATTTACTTCCATCCCCCGGAATCTGGTTCCATGAGAGATATCTTTTTACAACCGTTCAACAATCGACTGCTCGGATGCGTCGCTGTTACCTGCATCCTAATGGTGCTAGCAATGACGGCAATAAATTACGCAGGGAAACTCGCTCTCAGCGATGAAACAGAAACCCGTACTGGATTGGGTGAAGCAGGATTATGGTGCATCGGCATCATGTGCATGCAAG GGTCACCTTGGAGTCCCCGAAGTCCATCTGGAAAGATAGCGCTTTTAAGCTGCCTGATATTTGCACTCGTTATTTACAACGCGTACGCCGGTTTCATCACGTCAATACTTTCGGTCCAAGCTGTGGGAATCAAGTCATTGGCGGACCTTCTTTTCAACAACTACAAACTCGGGTACAGTGGAAACGACGACGAGTATATACGG AATGCAAACGACAGTAATCTGCGTGAGCTGTACATCAAGGCTTTCAATGGTCGCGAGGCTGGGGTAGACACCACTTCCGGTCTGCAAAAAGCTGCGAAAGGTGGTTACGGATTTTTCGTAAGTGCAAGATTGGCTCGGCGGGCTCTCCGCACGACTCTTCTTCACAATCGATGCTCCCTCAAGGAGCTTGTAATTCCCCAGACCTTCACAGTCGTCGCTTTACCAATGGCCCACACCTGTCCCTACAAGAAGATCATCACTCATAG CATAATGCGAATTAGCGAGGTCGGAGTGTTGAGCCGAATAAGCGAGAGGATGCTGCCGAGAATGCCGCAGTGCGAGGCCCCGACAACCTTCCACAGCGCTCGTCTGGCCGACGTTTACTCCGCATTTGTCATCCTCGTTACCGGGGTGATAACTGCCCTTGCTCTAGGAATATTCGAACGAGTTTGGAGCCAGCGAAAATCGGTTCGAGAAAAACTCACCCGAGCGATCCACGTTCACCGGCGAGAAGGTCACGGCCACGGCCACGGCCAAGCGAACGACGCGGTATCGACCTCTCGGAAGAAGGTCAAGGAAGATTACCTTGAGGATTCGGAAAACGTGCTCTCTCAGGAACTTGGGCGACGTGTTTTCACCTCGAGTGCTGCTGTCGGATCACCGAGAATCGGTTTACAGGGAACAAGCGCCGGGGGCGATTTTTCCATCGCAGGGAGACTTCGGAGCCGCGGGTTATTCCCGACTCCGGGTATCCTCGGATCGTCAGATTTTTCAGGCCTGAAATTATCATCGCCAAGAAGACGGAGCAACGTTGCATTGTCCCCTGTGGACGATCAGGTTTCCGGCAGCAACGAGAATCCGGAACCTATTATTCCCTTCCACGTTTAA